Below is a genomic region from Rhodospirillales bacterium.
AGGCGAGCAGATGGCCCTCGGCCACGTCGTCCACGTGCACAACATTGAGGCCGGTGTCTACGAAGGCGGGCATCCGTCCGCGCGCAGCCTCGACGATCATGCGGCCGGTGGGCGTCGGCTTGATATCGCCGGGACCGATCGGGGTTGAAGGATTGACAATCACCACCGGCGCGCCTTCCTCGGCGATCAGGCGGCGCACCGCTTCCTCCGCCTTGAACTTGGATTGCTTGTAGGGGCCGATCATGTCGGCGAACCCGACCGGCGTTTCCTCGTCGCCGGATTTTCCGCCACCCGGAATGCCAAGAGTCGCGACGCTGGAAGTGTAAACGATGCGCGACGCTCCCGCCGCCATCGCCGCGCGCACGAGCGCGACGGACCCTTCGACGTTGACGCGGAACATCGCCGTCGGATCGCGCGTCCACAGGCGATAATCCGCCGCCACGTGAAAAACGACCGCGCATCCTTCCGCCGCACGCTTAAGCGACGTCGGGTCGGTCAGGTCCCCTTCCGCGACCTCGACCGCGAGCCCTTCCAAGTTCGCGCGCGGGCTCGCCTTGCGCGCCAGGACCCGAACGGCGAATCCTTCCGCCCGCAACCGGCGAGCGACGGCCGCGCCGACGAACCCGGTTGCCCCCGTCACCAGCGCTTTTTCGACCATGCGATTCCCTCGGCCATGCTAATTCCCCGTGCCAAGTCCGGAAATGCCGCGAAACGGCCCTTTCCCCGGTGGCCGGAAATGCCTATCTTACCGCCGACCATGACCACGCCCGAATCTTCCCGCGACCTCGACATTTATCTCGCGCGCCCGCGCGGCTTTTGCGCCGGGGTCGAGCGCGCCATCGAAATCGTCGAGCGCGCGCTCAAGCAATACGGCCCGCCCGTCTACGTACGCCACGAAATCGTCCACAACAAGCACGTGGTCGAATCGCTCCGCGCCAAGGGCGCCGTCTTCGTCGAGGAACTGCACCAAATTCCGGATGGCGGGGTCACTATCTTCAGCGCCCACGGCGTCGCCGAAGCGGTCGAAGGCGAAGCCAAGCGCCGCGACCTGCCGGTGATCGACGCCACCTGCCCGCTGGTTTCCAAGGTCCACAAGGAGGGCCAAAACCATGCCGCCAAGGGCCGCCAGGTCATCTTGATCGGTCACGCCGGTCATCCCGAGGTTGAAGGCACCCAAGGCCGCATTCCGGGCGGCGTTCTTTTGGTTACCAACGCCGACGACGTCACCCGCCTTGAGGTGCGCGATCCGGAACGCCTCGCCTACGTCACCCAAACCACCCTCAGTGTCGACGAGACCCGCGACGTGATTGCCGCCCTCAAACGGCGCTTTCCCAAGATCGTCGGTCCCGACGTGAAGGACATCTGCTACGCCACCCAGAATCGCCAGCAGGCGGCGCGCGACCTCGCCGCCCAGGTCGATTTGCTGCTCGTGGTCGGCGCCAAGAACAGCTCCAACTCCAACCGGCTGCGCGAAATCGGTACCGAAACGGGCATTCCGAGCTATCTGATCGCGGATGCCGGCGCGCTCGATTCCGCTTGGCTCGAAGGCGTTCGCACGGTCGGCATCACCGCCGGAGCGTCCGCGCCGGAAGAGCTGGTGCAGGCCTTGATCCGCCGTCTCGGCGATTTTGGCCGTACCCGCGTTCACGAACTCGACGGCGCCGCCGAGAACATCGTCTTCAAGCTGCCGGCGGCACTGACCGAAAACGCCGCGCGAGCCGCGCATAACGCCTGACGCGTAACCCCGCCATGGCTGTTCCATTGATCCAACAAATCCGGGTCGGCGCCTACATCCTGGGCAAAAAGCTCAAGGGCGAGGCGCGTTATCCGTTGGTGCTGATGCTGGAACCCTTGTTCCGCTGCAACCTTGCCTGCCCCGGTTGCGGCAAGATCGACTACGAGGACGACATCCTCAACCGTCGCCTCAGTGTCGACGAATGCCTGCAGGCGGTCGACGAATGCGGCGCACCGGTGGTCTCGATCCCCGGCGGCGAGCCGCTGCTGCACCGGGAAATCGACCAGATCGTCGCCGGCATCGTGGCGCGCAAAAAATTCGTTTACCTCTGCACCAACGGCCTACTGCTGGAAAAGAAACTCGATCTGTTCAAGCCGTCGCCCTATCTCACCTTCTCCGTTCACCTCGACGGCCTGGAAGCCGAGCACGATCGCGCAGTCGATCAGCCGGGCACCTTCAAGCGCGCAATCGCCGCCATTCGCCTTGCCAAGTCGAAGGGCTTCCGCGTCAACGTCAACTGCACGCTCTTCGATCACGTCACCGCCGAACAGGCGGCGGATTTTTTCGATTTCGCCATCAACGACATCGACGTCGAAGGTATTACCATTTCACCCGGCTTCGCCTACGAACGCGCCCCGGACCAGGAACACTTCCTCGGGCGTACGCGCACCAAGAACCTGTTTCGCGAAATCTTCCGCATCGGCAAAAAGCGCGGCAGCCGCTGGCGCTTCAGCCAATCGACCTTGTTCATGGATTTCCTCGCCGGCAACCAGTCGTATCGTTGCACGCCCTGGGGCAATCCGACCCGCAACGTGTTCGGCTGGCAGAAGCCTTGCTACCTCCTCGGCGAAGGCTACGCCCGGAGCTTCCGCGAACTGATGGATACGACCGATTGGGATTCCTACGGCACCGGCAATTACGAAAAATGCGCTGACTGCATGGTGCATTGCGGCTACG
It encodes:
- a CDS encoding SDR family NAD(P)-dependent oxidoreductase; this translates as MVEKALVTGATGFVGAAVARRLRAEGFAVRVLARKASPRANLEGLAVEVAEGDLTDPTSLKRAAEGCAVVFHVAADYRLWTRDPTAMFRVNVEGSVALVRAAMAAGASRIVYTSSVATLGIPGGGKSGDEETPVGFADMIGPYKQSKFKAEEAVRRLIAEEGAPVVIVNPSTPIGPGDIKPTPTGRMIVEAARGRMPAFVDTGLNVVHVDDVAEGHLLALRRGRVGERYVLGGENMALGEILAEIARQCGRRPPTIRIPHGAIYPVAVLAEAWARLIPSASEPFVTVDGLKMARKRMFFSSAKAARELGYAARPAVQALSDAVAWFRAMGYLR
- the ispH gene encoding 4-hydroxy-3-methylbut-2-enyl diphosphate reductase; protein product: MTTPESSRDLDIYLARPRGFCAGVERAIEIVERALKQYGPPVYVRHEIVHNKHVVESLRAKGAVFVEELHQIPDGGVTIFSAHGVAEAVEGEAKRRDLPVIDATCPLVSKVHKEGQNHAAKGRQVILIGHAGHPEVEGTQGRIPGGVLLVTNADDVTRLEVRDPERLAYVTQTTLSVDETRDVIAALKRRFPKIVGPDVKDICYATQNRQQAARDLAAQVDLLLVVGAKNSSNSNRLREIGTETGIPSYLIADAGALDSAWLEGVRTVGITAGASAPEELVQALIRRLGDFGRTRVHELDGAAENIVFKLPAALTENAARAAHNA
- the hpnH gene encoding adenosyl-hopene transferase HpnH; protein product: MAVPLIQQIRVGAYILGKKLKGEARYPLVLMLEPLFRCNLACPGCGKIDYEDDILNRRLSVDECLQAVDECGAPVVSIPGGEPLLHREIDQIVAGIVARKKFVYLCTNGLLLEKKLDLFKPSPYLTFSVHLDGLEAEHDRAVDQPGTFKRAIAAIRLAKSKGFRVNVNCTLFDHVTAEQAADFFDFAINDIDVEGITISPGFAYERAPDQEHFLGRTRTKNLFREIFRIGKKRGSRWRFSQSTLFMDFLAGNQSYRCTPWGNPTRNVFGWQKPCYLLGEGYARSFRELMDTTDWDSYGTGNYEKCADCMVHCGYEPTAVTDTVSHPLKALAVFLRGFRTEGPLAPEIPLDKQRPAEFVFESLVERLKREAKAGAETQSDAA